One window of Felis catus isolate Fca126 chromosome D4, F.catus_Fca126_mat1.0, whole genome shotgun sequence genomic DNA carries:
- the LOC123381617 gene encoding ATP synthase F(0) complex subunit C2, mitochondrial-like: MVVCNKITPELFSVFSALKMYTCAKFVSTPFFVRSTVLKSPETLTDESLISLADPNLLTSLIPSHSFSTSTILNDMDTAAKFTGAGASKVGVAGSGARIGTIFGSLIIGYARIPSLKLKLFSYAILGFALLETMGLFCLMVAFLILFVIDRVISTSLGLSPMSHLPRMFPGSLGESGWLRV; the protein is encoded by the coding sequence ATGGTAGTTTGCAACAAAATAACCCCTGaactcttctctgtcttctctgcacTGAAAATGTACACCTGTGCAAAGTTTGTCTCCACCCCCTTCTTCGTCAGGAGCACCGTGCTGAAATCACCAGAGACACTGACCGATGAGAGCCTCATCAGCCTGGCAGACCCAAATCTCCTGACCTCGCTTATTCCCAGCCATAGCTTCTCAACCAGCACCATTTTAAACGACATGGACACAGCAGCCAAGTTCACTGGGGCTGGGGCTTCCAAGGTAGGGGTGGCTGGCTCTGGGGCTAGAATTGGGACTATTTTTGGGAGCCTCATCATTGGTTATGCCAGGATCCCCTCTCTGAAGCTAAAGCTCTTCTCCTATGCCATTCTGGGTTTTGCCCTCTTGGAGACAATGGGGCTCTTTTGCCTGATGGTGGCCTTTCTCATCCTTTTTGTCATTGACAGAGTCATCTCCACCTCTCTGGGTCTTTCTCCAATGTCTCATCTGCCCCGTATGTTCCCAGGCAGCCTGGGGGAAAGTGGTTGGCTCAGGGTTtga